The following proteins are encoded in a genomic region of Desulfuribacillus stibiiarsenatis:
- a CDS encoding YgaP family membrane protein, translating into MKYHLDFQKNLGDIDRMIRVMIGILLLLLVATRTLKGSKGIWATVIAVSQFIEGGLAY; encoded by the coding sequence ATGAAATATCATTTAGATTTTCAAAAGAACTTAGGCGATATCGATCGCATGATCCGTGTGATGATTGGTATCCTCCTGTTGCTTCTTGTTGCCACTAGAACTTTAAAGGGTTCTAAGGGAATCTGGGCGACAGTCATAGCTGTTTCTCAATTTATTGAAGGTGGACTTGCTTATTGA
- a CDS encoding PucR family transcriptional regulator has protein sequence MTGHRAQLRQLLYTEMFTGFQLICGELTNQQIISKVMPFSLLSIEKVDRLDKILVTIDQETDLSTWVETVEQFQAQIVGIIVCGKDSNKNLRLVSENIHIIQSPLIYTEQVESEDIINQFKFVGSLVEQNKLLDYISSSNRSFFNISNKQGIVHLWTYLENTINQKLIVLNSRLEPLTLIESVNTNTEYIEELQHLRKYFQSLTHPLDEIEHVVINLSQQQFSWTLIRIFIDTTIGYIAIPENKYKLDEIDVAYVQKIIPVIITEIQKQKEIIETKKLYKQNFLYDLLHNNLEDSANIIIEQGNLWGWDLTKPHHLMLIDIQRKDKRKLTMDSLMSHRTTIKNVVSGLLNSPIIEEFHGKIIVMYSDNHQVDRKKQKEGIKDLAERIWTSMDKHDAKTDYKIGIGRFYPTIEELCRSYQEAKTALDLNRHIETSVIHFEDLGVMRLLTNIRNELLDDFFREYLLELMTFDEQNNTNFLHTLQVYFAENGNMKSTAQRMFLHTNTLRYRLKKVEEILGVDLQKPEHFVNLYVAVLIYSLNNR, from the coding sequence GTGACTGGACATCGTGCTCAATTACGACAACTACTATATACTGAGATGTTTACTGGCTTTCAGTTGATTTGTGGCGAATTGACAAACCAGCAAATCATATCAAAAGTTATGCCTTTTTCATTGTTATCTATTGAGAAGGTAGATAGGCTGGATAAAATATTAGTAACAATTGACCAAGAAACGGATCTCTCAACATGGGTAGAGACAGTTGAACAGTTTCAAGCTCAGATTGTCGGAATTATCGTATGTGGGAAAGATTCTAATAAAAATCTGAGGTTAGTTTCAGAGAATATCCATATCATACAAAGTCCTCTAATTTATACTGAACAGGTTGAAAGTGAGGATATTATAAATCAATTTAAATTCGTCGGAAGTCTAGTTGAGCAAAATAAATTATTGGATTATATATCATCGAGTAATCGAAGTTTCTTTAATATTTCAAATAAACAGGGGATAGTTCATCTATGGACTTATCTTGAGAATACCATTAATCAAAAACTTATAGTATTAAACTCACGTCTAGAGCCACTCACGCTCATTGAATCAGTAAACACAAATACTGAGTACATAGAGGAATTGCAGCACTTACGGAAGTATTTCCAATCTTTAACCCATCCGCTTGATGAAATTGAGCATGTTGTCATTAATCTAAGCCAACAACAGTTTTCTTGGACCTTGATTAGAATATTCATTGATACTACCATAGGATACATTGCAATCCCTGAGAACAAATATAAGCTTGATGAAATAGATGTCGCTTACGTACAGAAGATAATTCCAGTAATTATTACAGAAATACAAAAACAAAAAGAAATAATTGAAACAAAGAAGCTATATAAGCAAAACTTTCTATATGACTTATTACATAACAATTTAGAAGATTCCGCTAATATTATAATTGAACAGGGAAATCTATGGGGTTGGGATTTAACAAAACCCCATCATTTAATGCTTATTGACATTCAGCGTAAAGATAAAAGGAAACTAACAATGGATTCCTTAATGAGCCATCGCACTACCATAAAAAACGTTGTATCAGGTTTATTAAACTCACCTATTATCGAAGAATTCCATGGGAAAATCATTGTAATGTATTCTGATAATCATCAAGTAGATCGTAAGAAACAAAAAGAAGGTATAAAAGATTTAGCAGAAAGAATTTGGACTAGTATGGATAAGCATGACGCAAAAACCGATTATAAGATTGGTATAGGTCGATTCTACCCAACAATAGAAGAGTTATGTCGTAGTTATCAAGAGGCTAAAACTGCACTAGATTTAAATCGACATATTGAAACTAGTGTGATTCATTTTGAAGACCTTGGTGTCATGAGATTATTAACGAATATTCGTAATGAATTGCTGGATGATTTTTTTAGGGAGTATTTGCTAGAGCTTATGACATTCGATGAACAAAACAATACAAATTTCTTACATACTTTGCAAGTGTATTTTGCCGAGAATGGAAATATGAAATCCACAGCTCAGAGAATGTTTCTTCACACCAACACACTGCGCTATCGGCTGAAGAAAGTGGAAGAAATACTGGGTGTCGACTTACAAAAACCAGAGCACTTTGTAAATTTGTATGTAGCAGTACTAATCTATAGCTTAAATAATCGTTAA
- a CDS encoding 4Fe-4S dicluster domain-containing protein, whose translation MNKQKGFLINLDKCIGCKGCEMACQNEHRLLEKRRRKITGFDDRQRDVSGFISMACNHCESPACIAVCPKHCFKKRRNGIVFHDALHCSGCKSCVGACPFGAPKYITITGKVDKCNMCAERLEHGLQPACTSSCITGALSLINLSANENMYCRLPANIKMAQFTKPSVRFILPNKPKQYWLKADKSGEEGLT comes from the coding sequence TTGAATAAACAAAAGGGCTTTCTTATCAACTTAGACAAATGCATTGGATGTAAAGGGTGTGAAATGGCCTGTCAAAATGAGCATAGGTTGTTAGAAAAACGGAGAAGGAAAATAACTGGTTTTGATGATCGGCAAAGGGATGTTTCCGGTTTTATTTCGATGGCATGTAATCATTGTGAGAGCCCAGCGTGTATAGCGGTGTGTCCAAAACATTGCTTTAAGAAACGCAGGAACGGTATTGTGTTTCACGATGCTCTCCATTGTTCAGGGTGTAAAAGTTGTGTGGGTGCTTGTCCCTTTGGTGCGCCTAAATACATCACTATAACCGGAAAAGTGGATAAGTGTAATATGTGTGCAGAAAGACTAGAACATGGGTTACAACCAGCTTGTACAAGTTCATGCATCACGGGAGCTTTATCTCTTATAAATTTGTCTGCTAATGAAAATATGTATTGCCGACTGCCTGCCAATATAAAAATGGCACAATTCACAAAACCGTCTGTCAGATTTATTCTTCCCAATAAACCTAAACAATATTGGCTGAAAGCAGATAAGAGTGGAGAGGAGGGCTTAACGTGA
- a CDS encoding DUF2512 family protein encodes MNNTAMALVVKFVLTFGAAILAFYMIDGNPIGWVFFVALIGTVANYILGDLIVLPAYGNVFAAFGDGVMAAIIAYGVAMFSTVFIVSNTSLFVFLAIVVVAELFFHMYLKRDRKVAP; translated from the coding sequence ATGAATAATACAGCGATGGCATTAGTAGTTAAATTTGTTTTGACATTTGGAGCTGCAATTCTTGCGTTTTATATGATTGATGGTAATCCTATCGGTTGGGTATTCTTTGTAGCATTAATAGGTACTGTAGCTAACTATATTCTAGGGGACTTAATCGTCCTTCCAGCTTACGGGAATGTATTTGCAGCGTTTGGCGATGGAGTCATGGCAGCAATCATTGCATATGGAGTCGCTATGTTTAGTACTGTATTTATAGTTAGTAACACTTCTCTTTTTGTTTTCCTCGCAATTGTTGTAGTGGCAGAGCTATTCTTCCATATGTATTTAAAGAGGGATAGAAAAGTTGCACCTTAG
- a CDS encoding molybdopterin-dependent oxidoreductase has translation MSLYDNPFTITRHACPRNCYDTCSILAYVQNGVLKKVEGDPKHLYTNGKLCAKGYSYVNRVYHPERVKRPMIQSHRGSGRWKEVSWDEAMDVIANRIISLHDRYASHLSLALNKYSGNFGLLHHAVEGMFNSLGDTTQAIGSPCWSAGLDAQFYDYGNSLTSDPFNIIHAKVIVLWGVNPAWTAVHSMPFIFQARANGATIIVIDPIYTTTAKKADHFFQVSPGSDIYLALGIAKVICEKNWQNNEFIQRYTHGWELYLQYLSQLDLQFIAKQCGQSVEAIETLASLISQSKPVFLWAGFGLQRHIHGGKTIRAINALAALTGNIGLLGGGVHYAHQETSKFTYNILMREKNTNTRFYDINDFTNELARINDPPIKLLWISGRNLLTQSPNRKALMQALKSVDLIVTVDQFLTPTAQQSDILLPTTTQFEEWDVVTSYWHHWIAINQPAINPYFESKSELEIAQLLSKTLNQKKPGYCKFPTNMTPEQLIDQEFTDEIYQQLEITHWRELLESPKQMKLPTAWSDLNFQTPSGKFEFFSKRAEDTQLSPMAGLPADIIDLKTSPYPYWFLTTHAQFAINSQFQNMPWIQQLGLEPHIIIHPAIAKKEMLAEGTLAQIYNAKGYIVGKIKISRDVAPNVVLYYQGWLNNSNSFVNDLITGEKTDMGTHSTGSKGIAFYHSFVHIKRI, from the coding sequence ATGTCATTATATGATAATCCCTTCACTATAACACGCCATGCATGTCCGAGAAATTGCTACGATACTTGTAGTATTCTTGCCTATGTTCAAAATGGTGTATTAAAAAAGGTAGAAGGTGACCCTAAACATCTTTATACAAATGGCAAGTTATGCGCTAAAGGCTATAGCTATGTAAACCGCGTGTATCATCCGGAGCGAGTAAAACGTCCCATGATACAATCACATAGAGGGTCCGGTCGTTGGAAAGAAGTAAGTTGGGACGAGGCCATGGATGTAATTGCTAATCGTATTATAAGTTTGCACGATAGATATGCCTCCCATTTATCACTTGCACTAAATAAATACTCCGGTAATTTCGGATTACTCCATCACGCGGTAGAAGGGATGTTCAACAGCCTCGGAGATACAACTCAGGCTATTGGTTCGCCCTGCTGGTCTGCAGGGTTAGATGCACAATTCTACGACTATGGAAATTCCTTAACATCGGACCCGTTCAACATCATACATGCTAAAGTAATTGTGCTCTGGGGTGTAAACCCAGCTTGGACAGCCGTCCATAGTATGCCGTTTATCTTTCAAGCGAGAGCAAATGGCGCAACAATTATTGTCATTGATCCCATATATACTACAACAGCTAAGAAGGCAGACCACTTTTTCCAAGTCAGCCCAGGCTCAGATATCTATTTAGCACTAGGAATAGCCAAAGTTATTTGTGAAAAAAACTGGCAAAATAACGAATTTATACAAAGATATACGCACGGTTGGGAATTGTATTTGCAATATTTATCACAGCTCGACTTACAATTTATCGCGAAGCAATGTGGTCAATCCGTAGAAGCAATTGAAACTCTAGCTTCCCTTATAAGTCAATCAAAGCCGGTATTCTTATGGGCAGGGTTTGGATTGCAACGTCATATACATGGCGGCAAAACCATCCGTGCAATAAATGCGTTAGCTGCTTTAACAGGGAATATAGGCCTTCTCGGTGGTGGTGTCCACTACGCTCACCAAGAAACATCGAAATTTACTTATAACATACTCATGCGAGAAAAAAATACGAATACGCGATTCTATGATATTAACGACTTTACTAACGAATTAGCAAGAATCAATGATCCTCCTATCAAACTATTGTGGATTTCTGGACGTAATCTCCTCACACAATCACCAAATCGAAAAGCCTTAATGCAAGCTTTAAAAAGTGTTGATCTAATTGTCACAGTAGACCAATTTTTAACTCCTACGGCTCAACAGTCAGATATTTTGTTGCCCACCACAACTCAATTTGAGGAATGGGATGTAGTAACTAGTTACTGGCATCATTGGATTGCTATAAATCAACCAGCAATTAACCCATATTTTGAAAGTAAAAGCGAATTAGAAATTGCTCAGCTACTATCAAAAACATTAAATCAAAAAAAGCCTGGTTATTGCAAATTCCCAACAAATATGACGCCTGAGCAATTAATCGATCAAGAGTTTACTGATGAAATTTATCAGCAGCTAGAGATTACCCATTGGCGAGAGTTATTAGAGAGTCCTAAACAAATGAAACTACCTACAGCTTGGAGTGACCTAAATTTCCAAACTCCTTCTGGAAAATTCGAGTTTTTCTCTAAAAGAGCGGAAGATACACAACTTTCTCCTATGGCAGGTTTGCCTGCAGATATTATAGATTTGAAGACATCACCGTATCCTTATTGGTTTCTTACAACCCATGCACAATTTGCTATTAACTCGCAATTTCAGAATATGCCATGGATTCAGCAATTAGGGTTAGAACCGCATATCATTATCCATCCAGCTATAGCAAAAAAAGAAATGCTTGCTGAAGGGACACTAGCTCAAATCTACAATGCGAAAGGTTATATTGTTGGGAAAATTAAAATATCGCGCGATGTTGCACCGAACGTTGTATTATATTATCAAGGATGGTTAAACAATTCAAATTCATTTGTGAATGACTTAATAACAGGTGAAAAGACAGACATGGGAACACATTCGACGGGGAGTAAAGGCATTGCTTTCTATCATTCTTTTGTGCATATTAAAAGAATATAA